In Pseudomonas putida, a genomic segment contains:
- a CDS encoding response regulator, giving the protein MARWLDGGGAMAERIRNHDWASTPLGPLEQWPDVLKTTVALCLGSHFPQAVMWGPDLLTLHNDAFTPILGNKPLALGRPFSEIWQEAWSEIGGIADRALAGEAVFIQDFPLTIDRNGGPELAYFTFCYSPIRDQDGNVLGMIDTVTETTASVLANQRLSFLDNLGRAVANATDSDRIMAITTRLLAEHLQLSSCAYAVMEPDEDGFTICGDWVAAGSPRLLGQYRLADFGELAVQRLKAGLPLVINDNLKEIAAREAATFQAIGITATVCMPLIKGGRLTALMAIHDKLPRTWSSYEQSLIAQVTERCWAHIQRVQANAELREAMAALETLNATLEQRVEERTAQLQHTEAVLRQTQKLEAIGQLTGGVAHDFNNLLTIIRSSLHFLQRANLEEKQRQRYLKTVSDTVDRGAKLTGQLLAFARRQALSPEVFEAGARLQAIAEMLDTTSGARVRVALTLPETPCHIHADLSQMETAVINLMLNGRDAMNGQGTLHLCLTPGQHLPSLRGQPAQAGPFVAISVRDSGVGIGSDLLERIFDPFFTTKAPGEGTGLGLSQVFGFAQQSGGDVRVISMPGEGTEFTLYLPQVAAAQAQPVALDEPPVQSRPSLEHKRILVVEDNPEVGGFIAQILEDHGYRVFWASSGEQALLQLTNDDEHFDAVFSDVLMPGMGGLELARILRERCPTLPVILTSGYSDAIAEGGHQGFALLPKPYSAEQVCQALGDVLKG; this is encoded by the coding sequence ATGGCTAGATGGTTAGACGGCGGCGGCGCCATGGCCGAGCGGATACGCAACCACGACTGGGCTTCCACCCCCCTCGGTCCGCTCGAGCAGTGGCCCGATGTACTCAAGACCACCGTCGCGCTGTGCCTAGGCTCACACTTCCCACAGGCCGTGATGTGGGGGCCTGACCTGCTCACGCTGCACAACGATGCGTTCACGCCCATCCTGGGCAACAAGCCACTGGCGTTGGGCCGCCCCTTCAGCGAGATCTGGCAGGAGGCGTGGAGCGAGATCGGCGGCATCGCCGACCGCGCCCTGGCCGGCGAGGCCGTGTTCATCCAGGACTTCCCGCTGACCATCGACCGCAACGGCGGCCCTGAGCTCGCCTACTTCACGTTCTGCTACAGCCCGATCCGCGACCAGGATGGTAACGTGCTGGGCATGATCGACACCGTGACCGAGACCACCGCCAGCGTGCTCGCCAACCAACGACTGAGCTTTCTCGACAACCTCGGCCGTGCGGTGGCCAACGCGACCGATTCCGATCGGATCATGGCCATTACCACGCGGCTGCTCGCCGAGCACCTGCAGTTGTCCAGTTGCGCCTATGCGGTGATGGAGCCGGACGAGGACGGTTTCACCATCTGCGGTGACTGGGTGGCAGCGGGCTCGCCGCGCCTGCTCGGCCAGTACCGCCTGGCCGATTTCGGCGAGCTGGCGGTACAACGCTTGAAAGCGGGCCTGCCCTTGGTGATCAACGACAACCTCAAGGAGATCGCGGCCCGCGAAGCCGCGACCTTCCAGGCCATCGGCATCACCGCAACCGTTTGCATGCCGCTGATCAAGGGCGGTCGCCTGACCGCGCTGATGGCTATCCATGACAAGCTGCCCCGCACCTGGAGCAGCTACGAACAATCCCTGATCGCCCAGGTGACGGAACGCTGCTGGGCGCATATCCAGCGGGTCCAGGCCAATGCCGAACTGCGCGAAGCCATGGCGGCACTGGAGACACTGAACGCGACCCTGGAGCAACGGGTCGAGGAGCGTACCGCCCAGTTGCAGCACACCGAAGCGGTGCTACGCCAGACCCAGAAACTCGAAGCCATCGGCCAGCTGACCGGCGGTGTGGCCCACGACTTCAACAACCTGCTGACCATCATCCGCTCGTCGCTGCACTTCCTGCAGCGCGCCAACCTCGAGGAAAAGCAGCGCCAGCGCTACCTCAAGACCGTGTCCGACACGGTCGACCGTGGCGCCAAGCTGACCGGCCAACTGCTCGCCTTCGCCCGCCGCCAGGCGTTGAGCCCCGAAGTGTTCGAGGCCGGCGCGCGGTTGCAGGCCATCGCCGAAATGCTCGATACCACCTCCGGTGCCCGGGTTCGCGTCGCCCTGACGCTACCCGAGACGCCCTGCCACATACATGCCGACCTCAGCCAGATGGAAACCGCCGTCATCAACCTGATGCTCAACGGCCGCGACGCCATGAATGGCCAGGGCACCTTGCACTTGTGCCTGACGCCCGGGCAACATCTGCCCAGCCTGCGCGGCCAGCCGGCCCAGGCAGGGCCCTTCGTGGCCATTTCGGTGCGCGACAGCGGCGTCGGCATCGGCAGCGATCTGCTGGAACGCATCTTCGACCCCTTCTTCACCACCAAGGCGCCCGGCGAAGGCACCGGCCTCGGCTTGTCCCAGGTGTTCGGCTTCGCCCAGCAGTCCGGTGGCGACGTCCGCGTGATCAGCATGCCGGGCGAAGGCACTGAGTTCACCCTGTACCTGCCACAGGTCGCCGCAGCGCAAGCGCAGCCGGTGGCGCTGGACGAGCCCCCTGTGCAATCCCGGCCATCCCTGGAACACAAGCGCATACTGGTGGTGGAGGACAACCCCGAGGTCGGCGGCTTCATCGCGCAGATTCTCGAAGACCATGGTTACCGGGTCTTCTGGGCAAGCTCGGGCGAACAAGCGCTGCTGCAACTGACCAATGACGACGAACATTTCGATGCGGTGTTTTCCGACGTGCTGATGCCGGGCATGGGTGGCCTGGAACTGGCGAGGATTCTGCGCGAACGCTGCCCGACCCTGCCGGTGATTCTTACCTCGGGCTACAGCGACGCGATCGCCGAGGGCGGCCACCAAGGGTTTGCCCTGTTGCCCAAGCCGTACTCGGCAGAGCAGGTTTGCCAGGCGCTTGGCGACGTCTTGAAGGGCTAG
- a CDS encoding ATP-binding protein — protein sequence MAVLQQHESDVARPQPSFLSNGGAIGDLLRAMDWSESPLGPPAGWSPHLQMVMATLLPAQAQFVLFWGSAYVALYNEAYAPTIGTKHPQALGRPAREHWRELWEDLEPLLRGVRETGQTYSAKDRAFYIERRGLGETVYFDVSYSAVREADGSVGGVLCLVTDTTERVRFQQRQAFLLELGRTLPGLGEAERIEAYAVRRLAEQLGAARVCFGEDQGDGSTFQVAQEWADGVPSLIGRQTYQTIGSSLRERLLAGQVVQQAYDSAVAKQTGLSASLHVPVLRAGRLEAVLGVDFRMPRQCHEDECQLVEEAAKQAWAAITHARAERALHLLNENLEERVVAALAEREAAMRQLHEAHKLEMIGQLTGGIAHDLNNMLTPIIASFELMRRHPNSDRAPRLIDGGLQAAERARNLVGRLLSFARRQTLKPQAVSLAALVEDMRELMARSLGPTIAVQVQIDPTLPAVVIDPHQLELALLNLVVNARDAMADGGALRIAAGVGSNGQAMPVGVGAARLAWLQVSDNGCGMDEEQLRRCIEPFYSTKGVGKGTGLGLPMVQGLAVQSGGSFDIRSRPGQGTEATLWLPVSEVAAASPASVPVELPLAARPSRVLLVDDEAIVRHATALQLADLGYEVVQAASAGAALQLVEQGLRADVLVTDHIMADMTGIRFAQSLRERQPELPVLIITGYANLTPRELKGFEVLRKPFRGDELAHSLAHLLADKR from the coding sequence ATGGCTGTGCTGCAACAACACGAGAGCGACGTCGCTAGGCCCCAGCCGAGCTTCCTTTCCAATGGGGGAGCGATCGGCGATCTGCTGCGCGCGATGGACTGGAGCGAGTCGCCTCTAGGGCCTCCGGCTGGCTGGTCGCCGCACCTGCAGATGGTGATGGCCACGCTGCTGCCGGCGCAGGCCCAGTTCGTGTTGTTCTGGGGCAGCGCCTATGTAGCGTTGTACAACGAAGCTTATGCGCCGACCATCGGCACCAAGCACCCCCAAGCCCTTGGCCGGCCCGCGCGAGAGCACTGGCGCGAACTGTGGGAAGACCTTGAACCGCTGCTGCGCGGTGTGCGAGAGACCGGCCAGACTTATTCGGCCAAGGACCGCGCCTTTTACATCGAGCGTCGGGGGCTGGGCGAGACTGTCTATTTCGATGTGTCCTATTCCGCCGTGCGCGAGGCCGACGGCTCGGTCGGCGGTGTGCTGTGCCTGGTCACCGACACCACCGAACGGGTGCGATTCCAGCAGCGCCAGGCGTTCTTGCTGGAACTGGGGCGCACCTTGCCCGGCCTTGGCGAGGCCGAGCGGATCGAAGCTTACGCGGTGCGTCGGCTGGCCGAGCAATTGGGTGCTGCGCGGGTGTGCTTTGGCGAAGACCAGGGTGATGGTTCTACATTCCAGGTGGCCCAGGAGTGGGCCGATGGCGTGCCGTCGCTGATCGGCCGGCAAACCTACCAGACAATCGGTAGCTCACTGCGTGAGCGGCTGCTCGCCGGCCAGGTCGTGCAGCAAGCGTACGATAGCGCGGTCGCGAAGCAGACCGGGCTCAGCGCTTCGCTGCATGTGCCGGTGCTGCGCGCCGGGCGCCTGGAGGCGGTGCTCGGAGTGGACTTCCGCATGCCGCGCCAGTGCCATGAAGACGAATGCCAGCTGGTGGAGGAGGCCGCCAAGCAAGCCTGGGCGGCCATTACCCATGCCCGGGCCGAACGTGCCTTGCACCTGCTCAACGAAAACCTGGAAGAGCGCGTGGTGGCGGCACTGGCCGAGCGTGAGGCGGCCATGCGTCAGCTGCACGAGGCGCACAAGCTGGAGATGATTGGCCAGTTGACCGGTGGTATCGCCCACGACCTCAACAACATGCTCACGCCGATCATCGCCTCGTTCGAATTGATGCGCCGCCATCCCAACTCCGACCGTGCTCCGCGCCTGATCGACGGCGGCCTGCAAGCCGCCGAGCGGGCGCGCAACCTGGTCGGGCGTCTGCTCAGCTTCGCCCGCCGGCAGACCCTCAAGCCGCAGGCGGTGTCATTGGCGGCGCTGGTCGAGGACATGCGCGAACTGATGGCACGCTCGCTCGGCCCGACCATCGCCGTGCAGGTGCAGATCGACCCGACGTTGCCGGCCGTGGTGATCGACCCGCACCAGTTGGAACTGGCTCTGCTCAATCTGGTGGTCAACGCCCGCGATGCCATGGCCGATGGCGGTGCGCTGCGTATCGCTGCCGGCGTCGGCAGCAACGGGCAAGCGATGCCGGTAGGCGTGGGAGCGGCCAGGTTGGCCTGGCTGCAGGTCAGCGACAATGGTTGTGGCATGGACGAGGAGCAGCTGCGACGCTGCATCGAACCGTTCTACTCGACCAAGGGCGTGGGCAAGGGCACCGGGCTTGGCCTGCCGATGGTCCAGGGCCTGGCGGTACAGTCGGGCGGCAGTTTCGACATTCGTTCCCGGCCTGGCCAGGGCACCGAGGCCACCTTGTGGTTGCCGGTCAGTGAAGTCGCGGCAGCCAGCCCTGCCAGCGTACCGGTCGAACTGCCGTTGGCCGCACGCCCTAGCCGGGTGCTGCTGGTGGATGACGAAGCCATCGTGCGTCATGCCACTGCACTGCAGTTGGCCGACCTTGGCTATGAGGTGGTCCAGGCGGCCAGCGCGGGTGCGGCGCTGCAACTGGTTGAACAGGGGCTGCGGGCGGATGTGCTGGTGACCGACCACATCATGGCCGACATGACCGGGATACGCTTCGCCCAGAGCCTGCGTGAACGCCAGCCCGAGCTGCCGGTGCTGATCATTACCGGCTACGCCAACCTCACCCCGCGGGAGCTGAAGGGCTTCGAGGTGTTACGCAAGCCCTTCCGCGGCGATGAGCTGGCCCACAGCCTGGCACATTTGCTGGCGGACAAGCGCTAG
- a CDS encoding LysE family translocator produces MAISVLTAFWAVSMLFVITPGADWAYAISAGMRGRWVMPAVAGMLSGHLLATLVVAAGVGSLLAGHPLALTLLTLAGASYLLWLGGNLLLSPAVPQAANAGAGETGARWAFKGFCISGLNPKVFLLFLALLPQFTDPQSNWPLPLQILLLGLVHLCSSLVIYSLVGYGAKAVLGSRPQAARWVGRASGAAMVLVALGLFAAQLG; encoded by the coding sequence GTGGCAATCAGTGTATTGACGGCGTTCTGGGCCGTGTCGATGTTGTTCGTCATCACCCCCGGCGCTGACTGGGCTTATGCCATCTCGGCGGGTATGCGTGGACGGTGGGTAATGCCCGCAGTAGCGGGAATGCTCTCGGGGCACCTGCTGGCGACGCTGGTGGTGGCAGCCGGGGTGGGGAGCCTGCTCGCTGGCCATCCGCTGGCCCTGACCCTGCTGACCCTGGCCGGCGCCAGCTACCTGCTGTGGCTCGGTGGCAACCTGCTGCTCAGCCCGGCGGTGCCGCAGGCTGCCAACGCAGGCGCTGGCGAGACAGGCGCGCGCTGGGCCTTCAAGGGCTTTTGCATCAGCGGCCTCAACCCCAAGGTGTTTCTGCTGTTCCTGGCCCTGTTGCCGCAATTCACCGACCCACAATCGAACTGGCCGTTGCCGTTGCAGATTCTCCTGCTGGGGCTGGTGCACCTGTGCAGCTCATTGGTGATCTATTCGCTGGTCGGGTATGGCGCCAAGGCCGTGCTGGGTAGCCGACCGCAGGCGGCCAGGTGGGTGGGCAGGGCGTCGGGGGCGGCGATGGTCCTGGTGGCCTTGGGCCTGTTCGCGGCGCAGTTAGGCTAG
- a CDS encoding Lrp/AsnC family transcriptional regulator, whose product MDRTDRKILAELQKDGRLSVTDLAERVGLSLSPCHRRLKALEESGAILGYHARLAPAALGLNFAALVFVTLREVTRQPVADFEAALGEIPQIVEAQRLFGDPDYLLHVVARDLPAFQKLYDEQLTSIPNVKRLSSTLVMKEVIQDRMLPM is encoded by the coding sequence ATGGATCGCACGGACAGAAAGATTCTTGCCGAGCTACAAAAAGACGGACGCCTGTCCGTGACCGACCTTGCCGAACGCGTTGGCCTGAGCCTCTCGCCCTGCCATAGGCGGCTCAAGGCACTGGAAGAGTCGGGAGCGATTCTCGGCTATCACGCCCGCCTGGCCCCCGCGGCACTGGGTTTGAATTTTGCTGCGTTGGTGTTCGTCACCCTGCGCGAAGTCACTCGCCAGCCGGTGGCGGATTTCGAGGCGGCGCTGGGCGAGATACCGCAGATCGTCGAGGCGCAGCGGCTGTTTGGTGACCCGGATTACCTGCTGCATGTGGTAGCCAGGGACCTGCCGGCATTTCAGAAGCTGTATGACGAGCAGTTGACCAGCATTCCCAATGTGAAGCGGCTGAGTTCGACATTGGTGATGAAAGAGGTGATTCAGGATCGGATGTTGCCGATGTAG
- a CDS encoding purine-cytosine permease family protein — protein MTSAANTAPLIEKHTIGYVPPQDRHGKVRDLFTLWFGGNIAPLPIVTGALGVQLFHLNLVWGVVAILVGHLLGGVLMALHSAQGPQMGIPQMIQSRAQFGSLGALLVVVIAGVMYIGFFASNIVLAGKSLHGVVESVPVPVGIVVGALGSGIIGIIGYRFIHVLNRIGTWVLGIGIVVGFGYIFSHVQSDDFLTRGGFNLAGWLATVSLAALWQIAFAPYVSDYSRYLPADVKVSSTFWTTYLGSALGSSLSFIFGAVAVLAIPAGMDTMDAVKLATGTLGPIMLVLFLLSVISHNALNLYGAVLSIITLVQTFAYRWIPTAKSRAVLSLIVLAACCVVAVFASADFIGHFVDMVLVLLVVLVPWTAINLIDFYVIHKGDYDIQSIFKVDGGIYGRYNPQALIAYAVGIVVQIPFMNTPLYVGPISAHINGADLSWLVGLAITSPLYWWLASRDSAYRRRQVSAKLAMGH, from the coding sequence ATGACCAGTGCAGCCAATACGGCACCCCTTATAGAAAAACACACGATCGGCTACGTACCGCCGCAAGACCGCCATGGAAAGGTAAGGGATCTGTTCACACTGTGGTTCGGCGGCAATATCGCGCCGCTGCCCATCGTTACCGGCGCGCTCGGCGTGCAGCTGTTTCACCTGAACCTGGTGTGGGGCGTGGTCGCCATCCTGGTCGGCCACCTGCTCGGCGGCGTGCTGATGGCGCTGCATTCGGCCCAGGGGCCGCAGATGGGCATCCCGCAGATGATCCAGAGCCGCGCCCAGTTCGGCTCGCTCGGCGCCCTGCTGGTGGTGGTCATCGCCGGGGTGATGTACATCGGTTTCTTCGCCTCCAACATCGTCCTGGCCGGCAAGTCGTTGCATGGCGTGGTCGAGTCCGTGCCGGTGCCGGTGGGTATCGTCGTCGGCGCCCTTGGTTCGGGCATCATCGGCATCATCGGATACCGCTTCATCCACGTGCTCAACCGCATCGGCACCTGGGTGCTGGGCATCGGCATCGTGGTCGGCTTCGGCTACATCTTCAGCCATGTGCAGAGCGACGACTTCCTGACCCGCGGCGGCTTCAACCTTGCCGGCTGGCTGGCCACCGTGTCGCTGGCGGCGCTGTGGCAGATCGCTTTCGCCCCCTACGTGTCGGACTATTCGCGCTACCTGCCGGCCGACGTCAAGGTCAGCTCGACCTTCTGGACCACCTACCTGGGCTCGGCCCTGGGTTCGAGCCTGTCGTTCATCTTCGGTGCCGTGGCGGTGCTGGCGATCCCGGCCGGCATGGATACCATGGATGCGGTCAAGCTCGCCACCGGTACCCTCGGGCCGATCATGCTGGTGCTGTTCCTGCTCAGCGTGATCAGCCACAACGCCCTCAACCTGTATGGCGCAGTGCTGTCGATCATCACCCTGGTGCAGACCTTCGCCTACCGCTGGATCCCCACCGCCAAGAGCCGCGCGGTCCTGTCGCTGATCGTCCTGGCGGCTTGCTGCGTGGTGGCGGTGTTCGCCTCGGCGGACTTCATCGGCCACTTCGTCGACATGGTGCTGGTGCTGCTGGTGGTATTGGTGCCGTGGACGGCGATCAACCTGATCGATTTCTATGTGATCCACAAGGGCGACTACGACATCCAGTCGATCTTCAAGGTCGACGGCGGTATCTATGGGCGCTACAACCCGCAGGCTCTGATCGCCTATGCAGTGGGGATCGTGGTACAGATCCCGTTCATGAACACGCCGCTGTACGTCGGGCCGATTTCCGCGCACATCAACGGTGCAGACCTGTCGTGGCTGGTGGGGCTGGCGATCACCTCGCCGCTGTACTGGTGGCTGGCCTCGCGAGACAGTGCTTACCGCCGTCGCCAGGTGAGTGCCAAGCTGGCCATGGGGCACTGA
- a CDS encoding ammonium transporter, giving the protein MKLALAVVLFALTPLAHAAEPALDTGNTAWVICAAMFVLMMCIPGLALFYGGMVRAKNFLSVFTQLFAVAGVIGILWVLFGYSLVVDTTGMVEGELNWNSFVGGLDKALMLNIGHDSLVGTIPEGVFAVFQLTFAIITPALIAGGFAERMKFSASLLFMVAWFILVYAPVAHMVWGGPGALMVNWGVLDFAGGTAVHINSGVAALAAALVLGKRKGYPQVAMPPHNLGFTLVGAGMLWVGWFGFNVGSGLAANEGAGVVMLATMVAACAGIVGWLLSEKIMHGRPTALGAASGALAGLVGITPACAFVGPLGAVVIGLLTGAICFLAVTRLKQALGYDDSLDVFGLHGIGGIVGALLTGVFAAPALGGYVEGVSPVAQVLVQLKGVAFTFVYCFVVSLAILGTLKLVIGLRASKEEEEQGLDLAEHNERAYNL; this is encoded by the coding sequence ATGAAGCTTGCCCTTGCTGTTGTGCTGTTCGCGTTGACGCCACTGGCCCATGCCGCCGAGCCCGCCCTGGACACTGGCAACACCGCCTGGGTGATCTGCGCGGCGATGTTCGTGCTGATGATGTGCATCCCCGGCCTTGCGCTGTTCTATGGCGGCATGGTGCGGGCGAAGAACTTCCTCTCGGTGTTCACTCAGTTGTTCGCCGTGGCCGGCGTCATCGGCATTCTCTGGGTGCTGTTCGGCTATAGCCTGGTTGTGGATACCACGGGCATGGTCGAGGGTGAGCTGAACTGGAACAGTTTCGTGGGTGGCCTGGACAAGGCGCTGATGCTCAACATCGGCCATGACAGCCTGGTCGGTACCATCCCCGAAGGGGTGTTCGCGGTGTTCCAGCTGACCTTCGCCATCATCACCCCGGCGTTGATCGCCGGCGGCTTTGCCGAGCGCATGAAGTTCAGCGCCTCGCTGTTGTTCATGGTGGCGTGGTTCATCCTGGTGTACGCGCCGGTCGCGCACATGGTCTGGGGTGGGCCGGGCGCCCTGATGGTCAACTGGGGCGTGCTCGACTTCGCCGGCGGCACCGCGGTGCACATCAACTCAGGCGTCGCCGCCTTGGCCGCTGCGTTGGTGCTGGGCAAGCGCAAAGGTTACCCGCAGGTGGCGATGCCGCCGCACAACCTCGGCTTCACGCTGGTTGGCGCGGGTATGCTGTGGGTCGGCTGGTTCGGCTTCAACGTCGGCTCCGGGCTTGCGGCCAACGAAGGGGCAGGGGTGGTGATGCTGGCGACCATGGTTGCGGCCTGCGCCGGGATCGTCGGTTGGTTGCTCAGCGAGAAGATCATGCATGGCCGGCCTACCGCATTGGGTGCGGCTTCCGGTGCCCTGGCCGGGCTGGTAGGGATCACCCCGGCGTGCGCCTTCGTCGGGCCGTTGGGGGCGGTGGTGATCGGCTTGCTGACCGGGGCGATCTGCTTCCTTGCCGTGACCCGGCTCAAGCAGGCGCTGGGGTACGACGACAGCCTCGATGTGTTCGGGCTGCATGGGATCGGGGGTATCGTCGGTGCGCTGTTGACCGGGGTGTTCGCGGCGCCCGCATTGGGAGGGTATGTCGAAGGCGTGTCGCCGGTGGCCCAGGTGCTGGTGCAATTGAAGGGGGTGGCGTTCACCTTCGTCTATTGCTTCGTGGTCAGCCTGGCGATCCTCGGCACGTTGAAGCTGGTGATCGGGTTGCGGGCCAGCAAAGAGGAAGAGGAGCAGGGGTTGGACCTGGCGGAGCATAACGAGCGGGCGTACAACCTCTGA
- a CDS encoding FMN-binding glutamate synthase family protein produces the protein MSEQFPPVLRESATFDRLTIQEIQRAAETGIYDIRGGGTKRRVPHFDDLLLLGASVSRYPLEGYREKCGTDVVLGTRFAKKPIHLKIPVTIAGMSFGALSANAKEALGRGATIAGTSTTTGDGGMTPEERGQSQHLVYQYLPSRYGMNPDDLRKADAIEVVLGQGAKPGGGGMLLGMKVTERVAGMRTLPIGVDQRSACRHPDWTGPDDLAIKIAELREITDWEKPIYVKIGASRPYYDVKLAVKAGADVIVLDGMQGGTAATQEVFIEHVGIPILPAIPQAVQALQEMGMHRKVQLIVSGGIRNGADVAKAMALGADAVAIGTAALIALGDNHPRLDSELKKIGSAAGFYDDWQNGRDPAGITTQDPELAKRLNPEEAGRRLANYLRVLVLEAQTMARACGKSHLHNLDPEDLVALTVEAAAMARVPLAGTAWVPGQAQY, from the coding sequence ATGAGCGAACAATTCCCCCCGGTACTGCGTGAGTCGGCCACCTTCGATCGCCTGACCATCCAGGAAATCCAGCGCGCCGCCGAAACCGGCATCTACGACATCCGTGGTGGCGGCACCAAGCGCCGCGTGCCGCACTTCGACGACCTGCTGCTGCTGGGCGCCAGCGTGTCGCGCTATCCGCTCGAAGGCTACCGCGAAAAATGCGGCACCGACGTGGTCCTGGGCACGCGCTTCGCCAAGAAGCCGATTCACCTGAAGATCCCGGTGACCATCGCCGGCATGAGTTTCGGTGCCCTCTCGGCCAATGCCAAGGAAGCGCTGGGCCGTGGCGCGACCATCGCCGGTACCAGCACCACGACCGGTGACGGCGGCATGACCCCGGAAGAGCGTGGCCAGTCGCAACACCTTGTCTACCAGTACCTGCCGTCGCGCTACGGCATGAACCCCGACGACCTGCGCAAGGCCGACGCCATCGAGGTGGTGCTTGGCCAGGGCGCCAAGCCGGGCGGCGGCGGCATGCTGCTGGGCATGAAAGTGACCGAACGGGTTGCCGGCATGCGCACCTTGCCGATCGGTGTCGACCAGCGTAGCGCTTGCCGTCATCCGGACTGGACCGGCCCGGACGACCTGGCAATCAAGATTGCCGAGCTGCGTGAAATCACCGATTGGGAAAAACCCATCTACGTGAAGATCGGCGCCAGCCGGCCGTACTACGACGTCAAGCTGGCGGTCAAGGCCGGTGCCGACGTGATCGTGCTCGACGGGATGCAAGGCGGTACCGCGGCTACTCAGGAAGTGTTCATCGAGCACGTCGGTATCCCGATCCTGCCGGCCATCCCGCAGGCGGTACAGGCGCTGCAGGAGATGGGCATGCACCGCAAGGTGCAACTGATCGTCTCGGGTGGCATCCGCAACGGTGCCGATGTGGCCAAGGCCATGGCCCTGGGCGCCGATGCCGTGGCCATCGGCACGGCAGCGCTGATTGCTTTGGGCGACAACCATCCACGCCTGGACAGCGAACTCAAGAAGATCGGCTCGGCTGCCGGTTTCTATGACGACTGGCAGAACGGCCGCGACCCGGCCGGCATCACCACCCAGGACCCGGAACTGGCCAAGCGCCTGAACCCGGAAGAGGCCGGCCGGCGCCTGGCCAACTATCTGCGGGTGCTGGTGCTGGAGGCGCAGACCATGGCCCGCGCCTGCGGCAAGTCGCACCTGCACAACCTCGACCCCGAGGACCTGGTGGCGCTCACTGTCGAAGCGGCCGCCATGGCGCGGGTACCGCTGGCCGGCACCGCCTGGGTGCCGGGCCAGGCCCAGTACTGA
- a CDS encoding protein glxC: MNTIDLSSTSVRDLNQALHGEVQGSEWRVSHPDGKHNLAVGINQAVTVDIDGHAGYYCAGMNQQANITVHGNVGVGVAENMMSGSVRIKGSASQAAGATAHGGLLVIEGDAGARCGISMKGVDIVVGGSIGHMSCFMGQAGRLVVCGDAGDALGDSLYEVRIYVKGAVKSLGSDCIEKEMRAEHIQELQALLDEAGLQHKAADFKRYGSARQLYNFKVDNASAY; this comes from the coding sequence ATGAACACGATCGACCTTTCCAGCACTTCGGTGCGCGACCTCAACCAGGCCTTGCACGGCGAGGTGCAGGGCAGCGAGTGGCGGGTCAGCCACCCGGACGGCAAGCACAACCTGGCGGTGGGCATCAACCAGGCCGTGACCGTGGATATCGACGGCCACGCCGGTTACTACTGCGCCGGCATGAACCAGCAGGCCAACATCACCGTGCACGGCAACGTCGGCGTGGGCGTGGCCGAGAACATGATGTCCGGCTCGGTGCGGATCAAGGGCAGTGCCTCGCAGGCCGCCGGCGCCACCGCCCATGGTGGGCTGCTGGTGATCGAGGGCGATGCCGGCGCTCGGTGCGGTATTTCCATGAAGGGCGTGGACATCGTGGTCGGCGGCAGCATCGGCCACATGAGCTGCTTCATGGGTCAGGCCGGGCGCCTGGTGGTGTGTGGCGATGCTGGCGACGCCCTGGGCGATTCGCTGTACGAGGTGCGTATCTACGTCAAGGGCGCGGTCAAGTCGCTGGGTTCGGACTGCATCGAGAAGGAGATGCGCGCCGAGCATATCCAGGAGCTCCAGGCCTTGCTCGACGAGGCCGGCCTGCAACACAAGGCCGCCGATTTCAAACGCTACGGCTCGGCTCGCCAGCTGTACAACTTCAAAGTCGACAACGCCAGCGCGTACTGA